CCNGAGGGGACaagggacagggggacatgaggacatggAGACATGGGATATGGGGATAGGGGATATGGGGGTCAGGGCATGTGGGATATAGGGGACAAGGGGATGTGGGATATTGGGGTATGGAGATATGGGGGTCAGGGGTCATGAGATATGGGGGcaggggacaaggggacatggcAACATGGGATATAGAGGACGGGGGGCATGGGGATGTGGGATATAGGGACaagggacagggggacatgaggacatggAGACGTGGGGTATGGGGGTCAGGGAACATGGGTTGTAGGTGACAAGGGGACATGGGATATGAGAGTCAGGGGACATGAGATATGGGGGCAGGGGACAAGGAGACGTGAAGACGCAGAGACATGGGATATGGGGTATGGGGTGACATGGGATATAGGGGTATGAGGATGTGGGGATCAGGGCACGTGGGATATGGGGGTTGGGAGACATGGGATGTAGGGACAAGGGGATGTGGGATATTGGGGTATGGAGATATGGGGGGCAGGGGACATGGGATATGGGGGCAGGGGACATGGGATATGGGGATGTGGGATATGGGGGTCTGGAGAATGTGGGGTCAGGGGACATGGGATATAGGGGCAAGGGACGGGGACATGAGGACATAGAGATGTGGGATATGGGGATAGGAGGGTCGGGGGACATGGGATATAGGTGACAAGGGGATATGGGATATGGGGGTCAGGGGGACATGAAAACACAGAGATATGGGATATAagggacaaggggacatgggaTATGGGGGCCAGGGGGGCATGAAAACACAGAGAGATGGCATATAGGGGACAAGGGGATGTGGGATATGGGGGTCAGGGGACATGGGACATAGGGACAAGCATGtcttcagcacagagcatggTGGCACGCAGGTACGGGGTTGTGGGGCACGTTGGGGacccagccctggggagccaCCGGGAACGGGGCTGGGACTCGGCGGGTGACAGGGATCCCGGCCTGCAGGTGATGTACAGGGTGATCCAAGTGGCGGACGGACAGCTGGACGGACAGACGGAAGGCACCAGCGCCATCAGCGGGTACCCCGCCACGCAGTCCATGACACAGGTGGGTGCCGGGGGGGTGGCACCGGGGTGATGCCGGGGGTCCCATCTCAACGTGCCCCCCCTGTCCCCCCAGGCCGTCATCCAAGGCGCCTTCACCAGCGACGATGCGGTGGAGACGGAGGCGACGGCCACCGAGACCCACTACACCTATTTCCCCACCGCGGCCGTGGCCGATACCAGCACCTCTGCCGGCGCCGGGACCACCGCCACCGCCGTCGTCACCACGCAGAACTCGGAGGCGNNNNNNNNNNNNNNNNNNNNNNNNNNNNNNNNNNNNNNNNNNNNNNNNNNNNNNNNNNNNNNNNNNNNNNNNNNNNNNNNNNNNNNNNNNNNNNNNNNNNNNNNNNNNNNNNNNNNNNNNNNNNNNNNNNNNNNNNNNNNNNNNNNNNNNNNNNNNNNNNNNNNNNNNNNNNNNNNNNNNNNNNNNNNNNNNNNNNNNNNNNNNNNNNNNNNNNNNNNNNNNNNNNNNNNNNNNNNNNNNNNNNNNNNNNNNNNNNNNNNNNNNNNNNNNNNNNNNNNNNNNNNNNNNNNNNNNNNNNNNNNNNNNNNNNNNNNNNNNNNNNNNNNNNNNNNNNNNNNNNNNNNNNNNNNNNNNNNNNNNNNNNNNNNNNNNNNNNNNNNNNNNNNNNNNNNNNNNNNNNNNNNNNNNNNNNNNNNNNNNNNNNNNNNNNNNNNNNNNNNNNNNNNNNNNNNNNNNNNNNNNNNNNNNNNNNNNNNNNNNNNNNNNNNNNNNNNNNNNNNNNNNNNNNNNNNNNNNNNNNNNNNNNNNNNNNNNNNNNNNNNNNNNNNNNNNNNNNNNNNNNNNNNNNNNNNNNNNNNNNNNNNNNNNNNNNNNNNNNNNNNNNNNNNNNNNNNNNNNNNNNNNNNNNNNNNNNNNNNNNNNNNNNNNNNNNNNNNNNNNNNNNNNNNNNNNNNNNNNNNNNNNNNNNNNNNNNNNNNNNNNNNNNNNNNNNNNNNNNNNNNNNNNNNNNNNNNNNNNNNNNNNNNNNNNNNNNNNNNNNNNNNNNNNNNNNNNNNNNNNNNNNNNNNNNNNNNNNNNNNNNNNNNNNNNNNNNNNNNNNNNNNNNNNNNNNNNNNNNNNNNNNNNNNNNNNNNNNNNNNNNNNNNNNNNNNNNNNNNNNNNNNNNNNNNNNNNNNNNNNNNNNNNNNNNNNNNNNNNNNNNNNNNNNNNNNNNNNNNNNNNNNNNNNNNNNNNNNNNNNNNNNNNNNNNNNNNNNNNNNNNNNNNNNNNNNNNNNNNNNNNNNNNNNNNNNNNNNNNNNNNNNNNNNNNNNNNNNNNNNNNNNNNNNNNNNNNNNNNNNNNNNNNNNNNNNNNNNNNNNNNNNNNNNNNNNNNNNNNNNNNNNNNNNNNNNNNNNNNNNNNNNNNNNNNNNNNNNNNNNNNNNNNNNNNNNNNNNNNNNNNNNNNNNNNNNNNNNNNNNNNNNNNNNNNNNNNNNNNNNNNNNNNNNNNNNNNNNNNNNNNNNNNNNNNNNNNNNNNNNNNNNNNNNNNNNNNNNNNNNNNNNNNNNNNNNNNNNNNNNNNNNNNNNNNNNNNNNNNNNNNNNNNNNNNNNNNNNNNNNNNNNNNNNNNCTCCGAGATGCGAAAGTGAAACGGGGGACCCCCGAGAAGGGCCGTGGTGACACCGGGAGGTGACAGATGGGGACACGGTGGCTGCCCCCCCACGCAGCggtggctgtgtcccctcctgGCCCAGGTGCCACCTCCGTGTCCCCGCTGCACCAGGGGTCGGTGACTGTCACCTCCCCATTGGGAGTGGGGGTTGGGGGTCAGCGCTGGGGGGGTGAGGTGCCGCGTCCctgtgtccccctgtccccatttctccccgtgtccccacgtcccatGTCTGCTGTCCCCGTTTGCCTCCCCCCCTTATCCCGTGATGTCCCACATCCCCCGTCCCTGCGTTCCCATTTCCTCTGTCCCCATATCCCATAGCCCGTGACCCTATGTCCCACGTCCCCCCATCCCTATGGacccatgtccccacgtcccctaTTTCCATTTCCCGAATCCCGTCCCCATACCCTCTCTCCCCATATCCCCAATGTCCCCGTCCCCACATCCTCTTGTCCCGCTGTCCCCAAATCCCCCGTCCTCCCTGTATCCCAAACCTCACGTCCCCATATCCCAGATCTCACCTTCCCATGTCCCTGTTTCCCTTTGTTCCCCGTCCCCATATCCGGAATctcctgtccctctgtccctgtatcctctgtccccatgtccccatgtccccatgtccccgtaTCCTGAACCCCATGTTCCTGTATCCCAAACCTCGTGTCCCCCCACCCTCTGTCCCCATATCCTCAACCCTGTACCCCAAACCTTATGTCCCTATGCCCCATGTCCTGGACCCCATACCCCAAACCTCGTGTCCCCACTCCCTATGTCCCCATATCCTGAACCCCAAACCtcatgtcaccgtgtccccataCCCCAAAC
This is a stretch of genomic DNA from Numida meleagris isolate 19003 breed g44 Domestic line unplaced genomic scaffold, NumMel1.0 unplaced_Scaffold508, whole genome shotgun sequence. It encodes these proteins:
- the LOC110391789 gene encoding upstream stimulatory factor 1-like, which encodes MGHRDKHVFSTEHGGTQVMYRVIQVADGQLDGQTEGTSAISGYPATQSMTQAVIQGAFTSDDAVETEATATETHYTYFPTAAVADTSTSAGAGTTATAVVTTQNSE